In Egibacteraceae bacterium, a single window of DNA contains:
- the murA gene encoding UDP-N-acetylglucosamine 1-carboxyvinyltransferase: MDAFIVRGGRPLSGTVRISGAKNSALKLAAAALLAEGRTVLRNVPDIGDMQVMTAVLGHLGVAVARDGDVYVLDVPGEVGVSTPAHLARRLRASIVVLGPLLARRGRVRLAMPGGCNLGERGIDMHLAGLTRMGADITYGPDFVEARAAPLRGADIELPFASVGATENLLMAAVTARGTTRIANAAREPEIADLAAFLTSMGAEISGIGSTELVVRGVDALHPAEHAVLPDRIEAGTYAVAAAVTGGDVTIEDVVPDHLRLALDKLTAIGAEIEEGDGTLAVRGSSPRRAVDVVTLPYPGFPTDLQPLFLVLLSQAAGTSMLTENVYEGRFSIIAELNRLGADIALEGHHAIVRGARRLRGATVESPDLRAGAALVIAGLVAEGETVVRGGRHVDRGYTDLAGRLRALGADVERQTGDEAGLAVGAA; the protein is encoded by the coding sequence ATGGATGCCTTCATCGTTCGTGGCGGTCGTCCGCTCTCCGGGACTGTTCGCATCAGCGGGGCGAAGAACTCCGCACTGAAGCTGGCCGCCGCCGCACTCCTGGCAGAGGGCCGGACCGTCCTCCGCAACGTCCCCGACATCGGGGACATGCAGGTCATGACCGCGGTGCTGGGGCACCTGGGGGTGGCGGTCGCCCGGGACGGCGACGTCTACGTCCTCGACGTCCCCGGCGAGGTGGGCGTGTCCACCCCCGCGCACCTGGCCCGCCGGCTGCGGGCCTCCATCGTCGTCCTGGGGCCCCTGTTGGCCCGTCGGGGACGGGTGCGCCTCGCGATGCCGGGCGGCTGCAACCTGGGGGAGCGGGGCATCGACATGCACCTGGCGGGACTCACCCGCATGGGCGCGGACATCACCTACGGGCCCGACTTCGTCGAGGCGCGGGCGGCGCCCCTGCGCGGCGCGGACATCGAGCTGCCGTTCGCCAGCGTCGGTGCCACCGAGAACCTGCTGATGGCGGCGGTCACCGCCCGTGGGACGACCCGCATCGCCAACGCCGCCCGTGAACCCGAGATCGCGGATCTGGCGGCGTTCCTGACCTCGATGGGCGCCGAGATCAGCGGGATCGGCTCCACTGAGCTGGTGGTGCGGGGCGTGGATGCGCTGCACCCAGCGGAGCACGCCGTGCTGCCCGACCGCATCGAGGCTGGCACGTACGCGGTCGCGGCGGCCGTGACCGGCGGGGACGTCACCATCGAGGACGTCGTGCCGGACCACCTGCGTCTGGCGCTCGACAAGCTGACCGCCATCGGGGCCGAGATCGAGGAGGGCGACGGCACGCTCGCGGTGCGCGGGTCCTCGCCCCGGCGAGCCGTCGACGTGGTGACCCTGCCCTACCCGGGTTTCCCGACGGATCTGCAACCGCTGTTCCTCGTGCTGCTGTCCCAGGCGGCCGGCACGTCGATGCTCACGGAGAACGTCTACGAGGGGCGCTTCTCGATCATCGCCGAGCTGAACCGACTCGGTGCGGACATCGCGCTCGAAGGCCACCACGCCATCGTCCGCGGTGCGCGGCGCCTGCGCGGCGCCACCGTGGAGTCGCCGGACCTGCGAGCAGGCGCGGCGCTGGTGATCGCCGGGCTGGTCGCCGAGGGGGAGACGGTGGTGCGGGGCGGACGCCACGTCGACCGCGGCTACACCGATCTCGCCGGCCGCCTGCGCGCGCTCGGCGCCGACGTCGAGCGCCAGACCGGCGACGAGGCCGGTCTGGCCGTCGGGGCCGCCTAG
- a CDS encoding type II CAAX endopeptidase family protein, which translates to MLIVFVLAAVVTVIAGMAMEVLLPAGLPDAVVNAIFAPLTLATLGLTTVAWVAARHRGAVRRLVGRRPRLGDALVGLGAGVLGVVVITAGVGLAIALVLDLLGRDIPAVQQHLRDAARDPQTAPILVFSALVVAPIAEELFFRGFVFPALVKRVGLWAGIVLSALIFGFVHLNQTEDLLGGALLLARLVPLGMLFAWLYHWRGTLVIPIIVHAVFNAASVALLLTGLGQG; encoded by the coding sequence GTGCTGATCGTCTTCGTCCTGGCGGCCGTTGTCACCGTGATCGCCGGCATGGCGATGGAGGTGCTGCTGCCCGCCGGCCTTCCCGACGCCGTCGTCAACGCCATCTTCGCCCCGCTGACCCTCGCCACGCTCGGGCTCACCACGGTCGCCTGGGTGGCGGCGCGTCACCGCGGAGCCGTCAGGAGGCTGGTGGGTCGGCGCCCGCGCCTGGGCGACGCCCTCGTCGGCCTCGGCGCCGGCGTCCTCGGCGTGGTCGTGATCACGGCGGGCGTGGGCCTGGCGATCGCCCTGGTCCTGGACCTGCTCGGCCGGGACATCCCGGCCGTCCAGCAGCACCTCCGGGATGCCGCCCGGGACCCGCAGACGGCGCCGATCCTCGTGTTCAGCGCGCTCGTGGTGGCACCCATCGCCGAGGAGCTGTTCTTCCGGGGGTTCGTGTTCCCGGCGCTGGTCAAGCGGGTGGGGCTCTGGGCGGGGATCGTGCTGTCAGCGCTCATCTTCGGATTCGTGCACCTCAACCAGACCGAGGACCTCCTCGGCGGTGCGCTCCTGCTGGCGAGGCTCGTGCCGCTGGGGATGCTGTTCGCGTGGCTCTACCACTGGCGGGGGACGCTCGTGATCCCGATCATCGTCCATGCCGTGTTCAACGCTGCGAGCGTCGCCCTGCTGCTCACCGGGCTCGGGCAGGGGTAG
- a CDS encoding 3-hydroxybutyryl-CoA dehydrogenase: protein MEIGRVGVVGCGTMGAGICEVVARAGMPVSFVEVSAEKVADGYERISQSLQRAVTRGKLTAEDQEAVLGRISGATAYDVLVEADLVVEAVPEQVALKHETFRTLDRVLPAEAILATNTSSLAVTGIAVDTRRADRVVGFHFFNPAPVMPLIELITTVVTSPAVIDAARAFAERIGKTPVVVHDRAGFVANLLLFPYLNQAVGMLEAGYATREDIDSSMQFGAGHPMGPLAVMDLIGLDSANAIMERMYEQFGDTRHAPRPMIRQLLTAGFKGRKTGRGFYRYVEPNSPHVHEGDVVEPGAADPAAVAAWSSVGVLGTGTMAAGIAEVSARAGFDVALRGRTADKAGQAALAVARSLDKAVERGRLAAGERDAVLHRIHPTADVADVADCDVVIEAIAEDLELKRGLFAELDRHAKPTAVLATTTSSRSVIACAMATQRPEQVLGLHFFNPAARMRLVEVVPTARTAPAVLEQARAFTQRLGKHAAVCGDRAGFIVNALLFPYLNDAVKMLDEGYATVTDIDAAMKLGCGHPMGPFELMDVVGLDVTLEICRALHAEFREPGFAPADLLGHMVSAGYLGRKSGRGFHVYG, encoded by the coding sequence GTGGAGATCGGACGCGTCGGGGTCGTCGGCTGTGGAACCATGGGCGCCGGGATCTGCGAGGTCGTCGCCCGGGCCGGCATGCCTGTGAGCTTCGTCGAGGTCTCCGCGGAGAAGGTGGCGGACGGCTACGAGCGCATCAGCCAGAGCCTGCAACGCGCGGTCACCCGCGGCAAGCTGACGGCGGAGGACCAGGAGGCCGTGCTCGGACGGATCTCCGGCGCCACGGCGTACGACGTCCTGGTCGAGGCGGACCTCGTCGTGGAGGCCGTCCCCGAGCAGGTCGCCCTGAAGCACGAGACCTTCCGGACGTTGGACCGGGTCCTGCCGGCCGAGGCGATCCTGGCGACCAACACGTCCTCGTTGGCGGTGACCGGCATCGCGGTCGACACCCGACGGGCGGACCGCGTGGTCGGCTTCCACTTCTTCAACCCTGCTCCGGTCATGCCGCTGATCGAGCTCATCACCACCGTCGTCACGTCGCCTGCGGTCATCGACGCGGCCCGTGCCTTCGCCGAGCGGATCGGCAAGACCCCGGTGGTGGTGCACGACCGTGCCGGCTTCGTCGCGAACCTGCTGCTCTTCCCGTACCTCAATCAAGCGGTCGGCATGCTGGAGGCCGGCTACGCGACCCGCGAGGACATCGACTCCTCGATGCAGTTCGGGGCCGGGCATCCCATGGGCCCCCTCGCCGTCATGGACCTCATCGGTCTCGACAGCGCCAATGCGATCATGGAGCGGATGTACGAGCAGTTCGGCGACACCCGCCACGCACCACGGCCCATGATCCGCCAGTTGCTCACCGCCGGCTTCAAGGGCCGCAAGACCGGCCGCGGGTTCTACCGCTACGTCGAGCCCAACAGCCCCCACGTGCACGAGGGGGACGTGGTGGAGCCCGGCGCCGCGGACCCAGCCGCCGTCGCCGCGTGGTCCAGCGTGGGCGTGCTCGGGACGGGCACCATGGCCGCGGGCATCGCCGAGGTGAGCGCCCGAGCGGGTTTCGACGTGGCGCTGCGGGGACGGACCGCCGACAAGGCCGGCCAGGCCGCCCTGGCGGTCGCCAGGAGCCTCGACAAGGCCGTGGAGCGCGGCAGGCTCGCCGCCGGCGAGCGTGACGCCGTCCTGCACCGCATCCACCCCACCGCCGATGTCGCCGACGTGGCCGACTGCGACGTGGTGATCGAGGCCATCGCGGAGGACCTGGAGCTGAAGCGCGGGCTGTTCGCCGAGCTGGACCGGCACGCCAAACCCACCGCGGTGCTGGCCACCACGACGTCGAGCCGGTCGGTGATCGCCTGTGCGATGGCGACGCAGCGTCCCGAGCAGGTGCTGGGACTGCACTTCTTCAACCCCGCCGCCCGCATGCGCCTCGTCGAGGTGGTGCCCACCGCTCGCACCGCTCCTGCCGTGCTCGAGCAGGCGCGGGCGTTCACCCAGCGGCTCGGCAAGCACGCGGCCGTCTGCGGGGATCGTGCCGGGTTCATCGTGAACGCGTTGCTGTTCCCCTACCTGAACGACGCCGTCAAGATGCTGGACGAGGGCTACGCGACCGTCACCGACATCGACGCTGCGATGAAGCTGGGCTGCGGGCACCCGATGGGTCCGTTCGAGCTGATGGACGTGGTCGGGCTCGATGTCACCCTGGAGATCTGCCGGGCACTGCACGCGGAGTTCCGCGAGCCCGGATTCGCCCCGGCCGACCTGCTGGGGCACATGGTCAGCGCGGGCTACCTGGGACGCAAGAGCGGCCGCGGCTTCCACGTCTACGGATGA
- a CDS encoding DUF1232 domain-containing protein produces MREAEEAWGTPGWPLLRFARDVIMLIVDLVRDPRVSVQDKVVAALAVGYLAWSVDVIPDRIPILGLVDDLSILVVAVRRLIAGAGYAVIYELWRGSDEGLALVLTLGGVQR; encoded by the coding sequence ATGCGGGAGGCGGAGGAGGCGTGGGGCACGCCCGGCTGGCCGCTGCTGCGGTTCGCCCGGGACGTCATAATGCTGATTGTGGATCTCGTGCGAGATCCTCGCGTGTCGGTTCAGGACAAGGTCGTGGCGGCCCTGGCTGTCGGCTACCTTGCCTGGTCGGTGGATGTGATCCCCGACAGGATTCCGATCCTCGGTCTGGTGGATGATCTGAGCATTCTGGTCGTCGCGGTGCGGCGCCTGATCGCCGGTGCCGGGTACGCGGTGATCTACGAGCTCTGGCGTGGCAGCGACGAGGGACTCGCGTTGGTGTTGACGCTGGGTGGAGTGCAGAGATGA
- a CDS encoding SDR family NAD(P)-dependent oxidoreductase translates to MTRQVALVTGASRGIGEESAVALARDGFDVALAARGADALAETAARCAEHGARTTVIPTDLTREAQARSMVDKAVAVLGGLDVVVNNAGGTGFMASVLDTRPEGWDKLLRLNLTSVFWVLQSAARILVAQEGGSVVNVASYAGVGAAPSLVAYGAAKAALISLTRTCAAEWGHAGVRVNALAPGWIKTELNRAVWEDPEAEKAFVKGSALQRWGEATEIAECVAFLASARSSYLTGQVIVVDGGLTLATA, encoded by the coding sequence GTGACCCGCCAGGTCGCGCTCGTGACCGGCGCGAGCCGGGGCATCGGCGAGGAGAGCGCGGTGGCCTTGGCCCGAGACGGCTTCGATGTGGCGCTGGCGGCGCGCGGCGCCGACGCCCTCGCGGAGACGGCGGCCCGCTGCGCGGAGCACGGGGCGCGCACCACGGTCATCCCGACCGACCTCACCCGGGAGGCCCAAGCGCGCAGCATGGTCGACAAGGCCGTCGCCGTCCTGGGAGGTCTGGACGTCGTGGTCAACAACGCCGGCGGGACGGGCTTCATGGCGTCGGTCCTGGATACGAGGCCCGAGGGGTGGGACAAGCTGCTGCGGCTGAACCTCACGTCGGTGTTCTGGGTGCTGCAGTCCGCGGCTCGGATCCTGGTCGCACAGGAAGGGGGGTCCGTGGTCAACGTCGCGTCCTACGCCGGGGTCGGTGCCGCGCCCTCGCTCGTGGCGTACGGCGCCGCCAAGGCTGCCCTGATCTCGCTCACCCGGACGTGCGCGGCGGAGTGGGGCCACGCGGGCGTGCGGGTGAACGCCCTCGCGCCCGGGTGGATCAAGACGGAGCTCAACCGGGCCGTCTGGGAGGATCCGGAGGCCGAGAAGGCGTTCGTGAAGGGCAGCGCACTCCAGCGCTGGGGTGAGGCAACGGAGATCGCCGAGTGCGTCGCATTTCTGGCGAGCGCCCGTTCGTCCTACCTTACCGGTCAGGTCATCGTGGTCGACGGCGGGTTGACGCTCGCCACTGCCTAG
- a CDS encoding peptidylprolyl isomerase — MSGKQHKKERKAQREAERRAAAKAERQRNLMTLIVVVIIVGLGGVLVWLSLEEEESLADSELDELLQELEEQAEEAAEDEGEDEGEDEGEGEDGEDGEEVAEVQACEPAPPPPGAGEEKPTFDEPAQVLEDGVDYRAVITTSCGEVVIDLLEERAPETVNNFVFLAQEGFFDGLEIFRNATSISALQTGAGNNDAGWQVGYTLSDELEAAEEEGYPPGSVAMANSGPDSAGSQFFFVYGEFGLEPSFAKFGQTVEGLDVLRSIGAIEAEGETPLKDVYMESVTIETE; from the coding sequence GTGTCCGGAAAGCAGCACAAGAAGGAACGCAAGGCCCAGCGGGAAGCGGAACGCCGCGCAGCAGCCAAGGCCGAGCGGCAGCGCAACCTGATGACCCTGATCGTCGTGGTGATCATCGTGGGTCTCGGCGGCGTGCTCGTGTGGCTCAGCCTCGAGGAGGAGGAGTCGCTCGCCGACAGCGAGCTCGATGAGCTGCTCCAAGAGCTCGAGGAGCAGGCTGAGGAAGCGGCCGAGGATGAGGGCGAGGATGAGGGCGAGGATGAGGGCGAGGGTGAGGATGGTGAGGATGGTGAGGAGGTCGCCGAGGTGCAGGCCTGCGAGCCCGCGCCGCCGCCACCGGGCGCCGGCGAGGAGAAGCCCACGTTCGACGAGCCCGCGCAGGTCCTGGAGGACGGCGTGGACTACCGGGCGGTCATCACGACGTCCTGTGGTGAGGTGGTGATCGACCTCCTCGAGGAACGTGCACCCGAGACGGTCAACAACTTCGTGTTCCTGGCCCAGGAGGGCTTCTTCGACGGGCTGGAGATCTTCCGCAACGCGACCTCAATCTCGGCGTTGCAGACCGGTGCCGGCAACAACGACGCCGGATGGCAGGTCGGCTACACCCTGTCCGACGAGCTCGAGGCCGCCGAGGAGGAGGGGTACCCTCCGGGGTCGGTCGCGATGGCCAACTCCGGCCCGGACAGCGCGGGGAGCCAGTTCTTCTTCGTGTACGGCGAGTTCGGACTGGAGCCCAGTTTCGCGAAGTTCGGCCAGACCGTCGAAGGGCTCGATGTGCTGCGCAGCATCGGCGCCATTGAGGCCGAGGGCGAGACGCCCCTGAAAGACGTGTACATGGAGTCTGTGACCATCGAAACGGAGTGA
- a CDS encoding peptidylprolyl isomerase: MQFDQPQQVLGDEDRYQATITTSHGEIVVELYNDEAPKTANNFAFLAGEGFYDGTIVHRVVPRFVVQMGDPTGTGSGGPGYKFADELAAANKRGYPRGTLAMANSGKDTNGSQFFICLDDVGLPPQYSVFGEVTSGMETVDRIAGVRLRGEKPSEDVAVESVRLAA; encoded by the coding sequence ATGCAGTTCGACCAGCCGCAGCAGGTTCTCGGCGACGAGGACCGCTACCAGGCGACGATCACCACCAGCCACGGCGAGATCGTCGTGGAGCTGTACAACGACGAGGCACCGAAGACCGCGAACAACTTCGCGTTCCTGGCCGGCGAGGGCTTCTACGACGGCACCATCGTCCACCGAGTGGTGCCCCGGTTCGTGGTCCAGATGGGTGACCCCACGGGCACCGGCAGCGGCGGTCCCGGCTACAAGTTCGCGGACGAGCTGGCCGCAGCGAACAAGCGGGGCTATCCCCGCGGCACGCTGGCGATGGCCAACTCCGGCAAGGACACCAACGGCAGCCAGTTCTTCATCTGCCTGGACGACGTGGGGCTGCCGCCCCAGTACTCGGTCTTCGGCGAGGTCACGAGCGGGATGGAGACCGTGGACCGCATCGCCGGGGTCCGGTTGCGCGGGGAGAAGCCCTCCGAGGACGTCGCCGTGGAGTCGGTGCGCCTCGCCGCGTAG
- the mce gene encoding methylmalonyl-CoA epimerase — protein sequence MHLQRIDHVGYAVEDLAEAIDYHRRLYGAEVAHRERMERDGVDEALLAVGDSFIQLLAPTRDDSPVGRFLERNGPGVHHVGYGVADVAATLADLKEQGVRVVDDHPRPGSRGCTVAFLHPKGAMGVLVELVEDPVRSRDEQDARRGPTLGP from the coding sequence GTGCACCTGCAGCGCATCGATCACGTCGGATACGCCGTGGAAGACCTCGCGGAGGCGATCGACTACCATCGGCGTCTGTACGGCGCGGAGGTGGCGCACCGGGAGCGCATGGAGCGCGACGGGGTCGACGAGGCGCTGCTCGCCGTGGGAGACAGCTTCATCCAGCTGCTCGCCCCGACGCGCGACGACTCGCCGGTGGGTCGCTTCCTGGAGCGCAACGGTCCGGGTGTGCACCACGTCGGCTACGGCGTGGCCGACGTGGCCGCCACACTCGCCGACCTGAAGGAGCAGGGTGTGCGGGTGGTCGACGACCACCCGCGACCCGGGTCGCGCGGCTGCACGGTGGCGTTCCTGCACCCCAAGGGCGCGATGGGGGTCCTGGTCGAGCTCGTCGAGGATCCGGTACGCTCCCGGGACGAGCAGGACGCACGGCGCGGGCCTACACTCGGACCGTGA